Proteins from a genomic interval of Ignavibacteriota bacterium:
- a CDS encoding nitroreductase family protein, with translation MPAFIRYDALRFSEEEQLERAKSYFELCQKRRTVREFSDKPVSRELLETLLRTAGTAPSGANKQPWRFVVVTEPELKREIRIAAEKEERESYEHRMPKQWLDDLAALGTDWHKEFLEIAPALIVVFSIEYEKENDNLKKNYYVKESVGIAVGFLLATIHNAGLVSLTHTPNPMNFLQKILKRPENERPFLLLPIGYQAEGVHVPDIQRKSSNEIILWK, from the coding sequence ATGCCAGCATTTATTCGATATGACGCTCTTCGGTTTTCAGAAGAAGAACAGTTGGAACGGGCGAAGAGTTACTTTGAACTATGTCAGAAGAGACGCACGGTGCGAGAGTTTTCCGACAAACCTGTTTCCCGTGAATTGCTCGAAACCTTGTTACGCACAGCCGGAACCGCTCCATCGGGTGCAAACAAGCAACCGTGGCGATTCGTTGTTGTTACTGAACCTGAGTTGAAAAGAGAAATTCGCATCGCCGCAGAAAAAGAGGAGCGGGAAAGTTATGAACATCGGATGCCCAAACAATGGCTCGATGATTTAGCCGCGCTCGGAACGGATTGGCACAAAGAATTTTTAGAAATTGCTCCCGCTCTTATCGTTGTCTTTTCCATTGAGTATGAAAAAGAAAATGATAATCTCAAAAAGAACTATTACGTGAAGGAATCTGTTGGAATTGCCGTAGGTTTTTTACTTGCAACAATTCATAATGCAGGCTTGGTTTCGCTTACGCACACACCAAACCCGATGAATTTTTTGCAAAAAATACTCAAACGACCTGAGAATGAACGACCATTTCTCCTTCTTCCAATTGGCTACCAAGCCGAGGGAGTTCATGTCCCGGATATTCAAAGGAAATCTTCTAACGAAATAATACTCTGGAAATAA
- a CDS encoding DUF1343 domain-containing protein, whose translation MNETQTSLPSFTVIVKNAFVLSLLYLALCTSIFSQQARQIKTGADEFYFKHSMIVSQKRVGIVCNKTSLLSNGVHIVDYFVEKGIHVTALFSPEHGFRGEAPAGTSVESTVDPLLGIPIYSLYGKNKKPTKEMLEEVDVLIFDMQDVGARFYTYVSTMAYAMQAAAEQKKEFIVFDRPNPINGVDVEGPVLDTSFSSFVGIFPIPIRHGLTIGEIARMIRYEWWKIDSLKLSIIPMRGWERGLWYNQGMLHWTPPSPNIKTLATAIVYPGTCLFEATNVSEGRGTSNPFEFIGAPWIDKELFSSSLNALHLPGILFEPITFTPADNSAPAANPKYKDVECQGVFMKVTDRTSFKPVETAVAMLTILQQMYPDKLTIDEKQFDRLAGVSEIRKMILQGKMTDWSIYQNGIEEFKKIREQYLIY comes from the coding sequence ATGAACGAGACTCAAACATCACTCCCATCATTTACCGTTATAGTCAAAAACGCTTTTGTACTAAGTCTTTTGTATTTAGCGCTTTGTACTTCCATCTTTTCCCAGCAGGCACGTCAGATTAAAACAGGCGCTGATGAGTTTTATTTCAAACATTCAATGATAGTTTCACAAAAGCGAGTAGGTATTGTTTGTAACAAGACATCGCTCCTATCGAATGGTGTTCACATCGTTGATTATTTTGTTGAGAAAGGAATTCATGTAACGGCATTGTTTAGCCCGGAACATGGATTCCGCGGAGAAGCGCCTGCCGGAACGTCAGTTGAATCAACAGTTGACCCGCTCCTTGGGATACCGATTTATTCGTTATATGGAAAAAATAAAAAGCCGACGAAAGAAATGCTTGAAGAAGTTGATGTGCTCATTTTCGATATGCAGGATGTCGGGGCGAGATTTTATACTTATGTAAGTACGATGGCGTATGCAATGCAAGCAGCGGCTGAACAAAAGAAGGAGTTTATTGTTTTTGACCGACCGAATCCGATTAACGGTGTTGATGTAGAAGGACCGGTGCTTGATACTTCGTTTTCGTCATTTGTCGGAATCTTCCCGATTCCGATTCGCCACGGTTTGACCATAGGGGAGATTGCGCGGATGATTCGATACGAGTGGTGGAAAATTGATTCGCTTAAACTGAGTATTATTCCGATGAGAGGATGGGAACGGGGATTGTGGTACAATCAGGGGATGTTACACTGGACTCCGCCATCGCCAAATATAAAAACACTGGCAACTGCAATAGTCTACCCGGGGACATGCTTGTTCGAGGCAACAAATGTCTCTGAAGGGCGGGGAACATCAAATCCGTTTGAATTTATCGGTGCGCCATGGATTGATAAGGAATTGTTTTCATCATCCTTGAATGCCCTTCATCTGCCAGGAATTCTTTTTGAACCTATTACCTTTACGCCTGCCGATAATTCTGCTCCGGCGGCAAATCCTAAGTACAAGGATGTGGAATGTCAGGGAGTGTTTATGAAAGTGACAGACCGAACATCGTTTAAGCCGGTTGAAACAGCCGTTGCGATGCTTACTATTCTTCAGCAAATGTATCCCGACAAACTCACAATTGATGAGAAGCAATTTGACAGACTTGCAGGGGTTAGTGAAATAAGGAAAATGATTCTTCAGGGGAAGATGACCGATTGGAGTATTTATCAGAATGGAATAGAGGAATTCAAGAAAATAAGAGAACAGTATTTGATTTATTGA
- a CDS encoding ATP-binding cassette domain-containing protein, with protein MSVVVKHLTKYYGAVKAIENLSFEIRPGEVVGLLGPNGAGKTTTVRIVTGFMSATSGTVEVGGKDIKKYPHETRKMIGYLPEENPLYFDMDIIDYLEFIAELQDVPRSDMKRRVKYVLDTFQLHEMKERKIGQLSKGYRQRVGLAQALIQDPKVIVFDEPTNGLDPNQVIEFRKFLSNLGKDKTVILSSHALAEVQAVCNRVIIIGKGRILADAPISELQRKFVGKDVISIEIEKPEGVTLDSALRMIEQIPNVVSVSPLSTVSDGEKIFRFYIDSTKNAEVRKQLTHLCSEKNWSLLSLQQQVVRIEDIFHQLTVGKEKQ; from the coding sequence ATGTCGGTTGTTGTTAAACACCTTACCAAGTATTATGGCGCTGTTAAAGCCATTGAGAACCTTTCGTTCGAGATTCGACCGGGGGAAGTTGTGGGTTTATTGGGTCCGAATGGAGCCGGAAAAACCACAACGGTTCGTATTGTCACAGGATTCATGTCTGCTACCTCGGGAACAGTCGAGGTTGGCGGGAAGGATATTAAAAAATATCCGCATGAAACCAGAAAAATGATTGGGTATTTGCCTGAAGAAAACCCTCTCTATTTTGACATGGATATCATTGACTATCTTGAATTTATTGCAGAATTGCAGGATGTTCCAAGAAGCGATATGAAGCGCCGAGTCAAATATGTTCTTGATACATTTCAATTACATGAAATGAAAGAACGGAAAATCGGTCAGTTATCGAAGGGCTATCGTCAACGTGTCGGCTTGGCGCAAGCGCTGATTCAAGACCCGAAGGTCATCGTCTTCGACGAACCGACGAATGGTCTTGACCCGAATCAGGTTATCGAGTTCAGAAAATTTCTTTCTAATCTTGGAAAAGATAAAACCGTTATTCTTTCATCGCACGCACTTGCTGAAGTTCAAGCAGTCTGTAATCGTGTTATCATCATTGGCAAAGGACGGATTTTAGCAGACGCTCCGATTTCTGAACTGCAACGAAAGTTTGTCGGGAAAGATGTTATCTCCATCGAAATAGAAAAACCGGAAGGAGTAACTTTAGATTCTGCCTTGAGGATGATTGAACAGATTCCGAATGTAGTTTCCGTCTCGCCTCTTTCGACTGTCTCAGACGGCGAAAAGATCTTCCGCTTTTATATTGATTCGACAAAGAACGCGGAAGTGAGAAAGCAATTAACTCATTTGTGTTCAGAAAAGAATTGGAGTTTGTTAAGTTTGCAACAGCAAGTTGTCCGCATTGAAGATATTTTCCACCAACTAACGGTAGGAAAGGAGAAACAATGA
- a CDS encoding Gldg family protein, whose amino-acid sequence MKHINIIFKKELRSYFDSPVAYIYIIIFLLLNGSYFVSNLFLENVASLRLLFESTPWLLLFFASAITMRLIAEERKSGTYETLNTKPIKVGEIVMGKFLAAWFLILVALLPTLLYLFTVWLLGNIDIGPVFGGYFGLMLLGGAFIAIGMLGSAMSENQIVSFIISFVIILILFTIDKILIYLPLNVVSAVEYLGVVNHYASVARGVLDSRDIVYYLTVMIFSLLLATSFAHKESIRNVWRLKSFDWKREVPKLGLVLVILVFFNLLSFRIFYRVDLTREKLYTLTPTTKSLLNYLDDNFLVKAYFTPNLPPPYHNHKRIVQEQLDEFRAHSPQAFHYQFIPVADDPDAEREAISEGMEPVQTKVIKDDQYQTQKGYAGLVFSYGDKSERLPVVEQLDHLEYYITRNMKKLLVPQAHKIGILTGHGETSPEKMNAFRKELSKQYQIRTVNLSGGNKAVPEDISILLIVSPKNRFSEKDKYQLNNYVMRGGKLAMFINTVVVDSLTHRSSVIDLNLGDMIENWGCALGTDLLLDATCVTITAKVDTLATALPTDVAYPFYPLTGKFNQSNIAFKNLQPVAFTFVSTVDPKIASIRGVSGDALLTTSNRTTRMEGEQIDTDPAQIFPEDMFTLEDIPVAAALEGQFKSMYTLNRAVELKIIKEDEADYEDPIPARSQNTRIVIIGDGDFVLDAAQYGQQNIEFASTAVDWLVDDIELASMKMRDPSPKQFTDVSEGTKTFVKYFNFTAPPALIILIGFLRLMMNAARRKRHKSY is encoded by the coding sequence ATGAAACACATAAATATCATTTTCAAAAAGGAACTCCGTTCTTATTTTGATTCTCCGGTTGCTTACATTTACATCATCATTTTTCTTTTATTGAATGGTTCGTATTTCGTCAGCAATCTCTTCTTAGAAAACGTTGCTTCGTTACGGTTGTTATTTGAATCAACTCCGTGGTTGTTACTCTTCTTTGCATCAGCGATAACAATGCGGCTGATTGCAGAAGAACGAAAATCAGGCACCTACGAAACACTCAACACGAAGCCAATCAAAGTCGGTGAAATTGTCATGGGGAAATTCCTCGCAGCATGGTTTCTGATTTTGGTTGCCTTACTTCCAACGTTGCTCTATCTTTTTACTGTCTGGCTCCTCGGTAATATTGATATCGGACCTGTATTCGGCGGTTATTTTGGTTTGATGTTACTCGGCGGTGCATTCATTGCCATTGGCATGTTGGGTTCAGCGATGAGTGAAAACCAAATTGTTTCGTTCATCATCAGTTTCGTCATCATCTTAATTCTCTTTACGATAGATAAAATTCTGATATACCTACCGTTGAATGTAGTTTCGGCTGTGGAATATCTTGGAGTTGTCAATCATTATGCGAGCGTTGCGCGTGGTGTGCTTGATTCCCGCGACATTGTTTACTACCTGACGGTAATGATTTTCTCGCTTCTGCTTGCAACTTCGTTTGCCCATAAAGAAAGCATACGAAATGTCTGGCGCTTAAAAAGTTTTGATTGGAAGCGGGAAGTTCCAAAACTCGGTTTGGTGCTTGTTATCCTTGTGTTTTTCAATCTCTTATCATTCAGGATTTTTTATCGTGTAGATTTAACCAGAGAGAAGTTATATACTTTGACCCCGACGACGAAGAGTCTCTTGAATTATCTTGACGATAATTTCCTTGTGAAAGCATATTTTACTCCGAACTTACCGCCCCCATATCATAATCATAAGCGTATCGTTCAGGAACAATTAGATGAGTTTCGTGCTCATTCTCCGCAGGCATTTCACTATCAATTTATTCCCGTTGCGGATGACCCGGATGCAGAGCGAGAAGCCATTTCCGAAGGAATGGAACCGGTACAAACAAAAGTTATCAAAGACGACCAGTATCAAACACAAAAAGGATATGCCGGTTTAGTCTTTTCGTACGGTGATAAATCCGAGCGTTTGCCTGTGGTTGAACAACTTGACCATCTTGAGTATTACATTACCCGCAACATGAAAAAATTGCTGGTCCCTCAGGCACATAAAATCGGAATCCTTACCGGGCATGGTGAAACATCTCCCGAAAAAATGAATGCGTTTCGGAAAGAACTTTCCAAGCAATATCAAATTCGTACCGTCAATCTTTCCGGCGGAAACAAAGCCGTTCCGGAAGATATTTCAATTTTATTGATTGTGTCGCCCAAAAATCGCTTCAGTGAAAAAGACAAATATCAATTGAACAATTATGTTATGCGTGGCGGAAAATTAGCTATGTTCATCAATACAGTTGTTGTTGATTCATTGACTCATCGCTCAAGTGTTATTGATTTGAATCTTGGAGATATGATTGAAAATTGGGGTTGCGCACTCGGAACGGACCTCTTACTTGATGCGACGTGTGTAACCATTACGGCAAAAGTGGACACACTTGCAACCGCACTTCCGACCGATGTTGCTTATCCGTTTTATCCTCTGACTGGAAAATTCAATCAGAGTAATATTGCATTTAAGAATCTGCAACCCGTAGCGTTCACATTTGTAAGTACGGTTGACCCGAAGATTGCAAGTATCCGTGGAGTATCCGGTGATGCATTGCTAACAACATCAAACAGAACGACAAGAATGGAAGGTGAACAAATTGATACTGACCCGGCTCAGATATTTCCTGAGGATATGTTCACGCTGGAGGATATTCCTGTTGCCGCCGCGCTTGAAGGACAATTCAAGAGTATGTACACGCTCAATCGGGCAGTTGAGTTGAAAATCATCAAAGAAGATGAAGCGGATTATGAAGACCCGATTCCGGCGAGAAGTCAGAATACGAGAATTGTCATTATCGGGGATGGTGATTTTGTCTTGGATGCGGCACAGTATGGTCAGCAGAATATTGAATTTGCATCAACGGCTGTAGATTGGCTTGTTGATGATATTGAACTTGCATCAATGAAGATGCGGGACCCTTCGCCGAAACAATTTACCGATGTTAGCGAAGGAACGAAGACATTTGTTAAATATTTTAATTTCACAGCGCCTCCGGCACTTATCATTCTTATAGGCTTCTTACGCCTGATGATGAATGCCGCGCGTCGTAAACGTCACAAAAGTTATTGA
- a CDS encoding DUF4340 domain-containing protein: protein MKRSSYFLLFLVVIVLVVAYFYIKPKESQESTYEKPDITLTFDIGKITKIEIDKNKQYIRFEKIKDRWKIIDPINTYADDEAIYGLLEGFAKFSLLGLISSNPQKQAMYEVDDKGTSVTVTTDGNQQTTLIVGKLGQTSGQAYVRPASSGSVYLAKGLVPSLVGKSLSDWRQKTVVRVEPRMMKMLTVLAGGERAVFKRDDKKWTSGGATVPAKRMKPAVQQLSYLRAEGFIDTVVFLSGSPALHVELMTDELMRLDFYNHPKFKNQYLLKSSTDQKLYVVNKSSVKDISALVGGMAEQPEETYAAEPDVPTTGGGGEVDDSYKPTGVEANADISPEARKVLQSILQQSRGTALSSQEGLPAATGIEDSGELTVYTCKSGDNIASVSRKHNVTEEQLMKWNILKPGDVLKPGMELYVYLNR, encoded by the coding sequence ATGAAACGGTCATCTTATTTTTTATTATTTCTTGTAGTCATTGTTTTAGTTGTCGCGTATTTTTATATCAAACCGAAGGAGAGTCAGGAATCAACATATGAGAAGCCTGACATTACGCTGACGTTCGATATCGGGAAGATTACCAAAATCGAGATAGACAAAAACAAACAGTATATCCGGTTCGAAAAAATTAAAGACAGATGGAAAATTATCGACCCCATCAACACGTATGCGGACGATGAAGCCATCTATGGTTTACTCGAAGGATTCGCGAAGTTTAGTTTACTCGGTTTAATTTCATCCAATCCACAAAAGCAAGCGATGTATGAAGTTGATGATAAGGGAACATCCGTCACGGTTACGACTGATGGGAATCAGCAGACGACTCTCATTGTCGGAAAACTTGGACAAACATCAGGACAGGCATATGTTCGACCTGCATCTTCAGGTTCTGTCTATCTTGCAAAAGGATTAGTTCCATCACTTGTCGGAAAAAGTTTGAGCGACTGGAGACAGAAAACAGTTGTTCGGGTTGAACCGCGAATGATGAAAATGCTTACCGTTCTCGCCGGTGGAGAGCGTGCAGTGTTCAAGCGTGATGATAAGAAGTGGACTTCCGGCGGCGCCACTGTTCCTGCAAAGCGAATGAAACCTGCCGTGCAACAACTTTCGTACTTACGTGCTGAAGGTTTCATTGATACTGTTGTGTTTTTATCCGGTTCGCCTGCATTACATGTTGAGTTAATGACGGACGAATTGATGCGGCTTGATTTTTACAATCATCCCAAATTCAAAAACCAATATTTATTAAAGTCATCCACCGACCAGAAGTTATACGTGGTGAACAAATCTTCTGTGAAGGATATTAGTGCATTAGTCGGTGGCATGGCAGAACAACCGGAAGAAACCTACGCCGCCGAACCTGATGTTCCGACAACAGGAGGAGGAGGAGAAGTGGATGATTCATACAAACCGACAGGTGTAGAAGCAAATGCAGATATTTCACCTGAAGCAAGAAAAGTTTTGCAATCTATTTTGCAACAATCACGCGGTACAGCGTTATCTTCTCAAGAAGGACTACCTGCCGCTACAGGCATTGAAGATTCCGGTGAACTTACGGTTTATACATGTAAGAGCGGTGATAACATTGCATCGGTCAGCCGAAAGCATAATGTTACGGAAGAGCAACTTATGAAATGGAATATCCTGAAACCGGGTGATGTCCTCAAACCGGGAATGGAATTATACGTGTACTTAAACAGATAA
- the secG gene encoding preprotein translocase subunit SecG yields the protein MFTILAILEIIVSLLLIIVVLMQASKGSGLAGAFGGSQMGAMFGARRAADFLSKATTVLAVVFLALCLVINIFVLDSSAGAVESIIQQGQPTSVPAPVPPQATPPAQQGK from the coding sequence ATGTTTACAATTCTTGCAATTCTTGAGATTATCGTCTCTCTTTTACTAATAATTGTTGTTTTAATGCAGGCAAGCAAAGGAAGCGGGCTTGCAGGCGCATTTGGCGGCTCGCAAATGGGGGCAATGTTTGGCGCTCGTCGTGCGGCAGATTTTCTCAGTAAAGCAACGACGGTACTTGCCGTTGTTTTTCTCGCGTTGTGTTTAGTCATTAATATCTTTGTGCTTGATAGTTCAGCAGGTGCTGTGGAAAGTATTATTCAACAAGGACAACCGACATCTGTTCCGGCTCCGGTGCCACCGCAAGCCACACCCCCCGCACAGCAAGGCAAATAG